Within the Halomonas sp. HL-93 genome, the region CAGCGGCACATTCATGGTGATTTCGTGGGTGGCATCAACACGCAGGAAGTCGGCGTGGGTCAGCAGCGGCTTGTACGGGTGACGCTGAAGGTCACGTACCACTACCTGCTCTTCCTTGCCTTCAATCACGAGCGTGATGACCGAGGAGAAGAATGACTCGTCTTCAATCGCTTTGTAGAAAGCGGTTTTTTCGACGGCAATTGACTGCGCGTCTTTTTCACCGCCGTAAACAACGGCCGGTACCTGTTGGTTCGCACGACGCAGGCGGCGGCTCGCACCTTTCCCCAGGTCATTACGAACGCTGGCTATCAAACTAAAATCAGACATGAAATGTGCCTCTTGGTTTAAGTAAGGAAACGCCGCCGCCCGCGACCAGACGACGACGCTTCCAGGGGCCCGTTGCCGGGCTATGGTGTCAGCCGATTAGTGGAACATCGCGCTGACAGATTCTTCATTGCTGACCCGGCGGATAGCTTCCGCGATCAAGCCAGCAACACTCAATTGACGAATTTTGCCGCTGCGCCGCGCTGTGTCGGAGAGCGGGATGGTGTCGGTCACCACCACTTCATCAAGTACCGAGTTGGTAATATTATCGACGGCAGGGCCGGATAATATCGGGTGCGTGGCGTAAGCAACAACGCGCTTGGCACCGTGATCTTTTAGCGCTTCTCCGGCTTTGCAAAGCGTGCCGGCGGTGTCGATCATATCGTCGACGACCACACAGGTGCGGCCTTCGATTTCACCGATGATGTGCATCACCTGGGCTTGGTTAGCCTGGGGGCGACGCTTATCGATAATGGCCAAATCGGCGTTAAGCTGTTTGGCGATGGCGCGAGCGCGAACTACGCCGCCAACGTCGGGGGATACCACTACCAGGTCGCTGTAGTTCTGACGTTCAATG harbors:
- a CDS encoding 50S ribosomal protein L25/general stress protein Ctc, yielding MSDFSLIASVRNDLGKGASRRLRRANQQVPAVVYGGEKDAQSIAVEKTAFYKAIEDESFFSSVITLVIEGKEEQVVVRDLQRHPYKPLLTHADFLRVDATHEITMNVPLHVIGEDVCVGIKDQDGELHVLANEVAISCLPKDLPDYLEVDISKAEIGTTLHLSDLTLPAGVTSVDLSHGEEHDNAVLSITKMKVRTTDEDEDGESASDSEGEEDNSAE
- a CDS encoding ribose-phosphate pyrophosphokinase codes for the protein MSKLMVFAGNANPELAQKIAESLDSRMGNATVGQFSDGEIAVEINENVRGKDVFILQSTCAPTNDNLMELILMVDALRRASATRITAVLPYFGYARQDRRVRSARVPISAKVVADMMVKAGVDRVMTMDLHADQIQGFFDVPVDNVYGSPILLDDIERQNYSDLVVVSPDVGGVVRARAIAKQLNADLAIIDKRRPQANQAQVMHIIGEIEGRTCVVVDDMIDTAGTLCKAGEALKDHGAKRVVAYATHPILSGPAVDNITNSVLDEVVVTDTIPLSDTARRSGKIRQLSVAGLIAEAIRRVSNEESVSAMFH